The Boseongicola sp. DNA segment TGCGGCCAAAGCTGGGGCAACGACGGGTGAGTGGGGCGATGTTGTGCGGGGTGTATTCGGTCAGTATCGCGCGCCGACCGGAGTTGCACGCGCGCCTTCGAACAGAACAGACGGTTTGGATGAATTGCGGGACGCTGTGGACGCGGTTTCGGGCCGGTTGGGCGAACGGTTGAAGTTTCTTGTTGGAAAACCGGGACTTGACGGGCATTCAAACGGGGCCGAGCAGATCGCGAGCCGGGCGCGGGATGTGGGAATGGATATCACGTATGAGGGTATTCGCCTGACGCCGTCCGAGATTGTTGCGGCGGCGTTGGATCAGGGTGCGCATGTTGTGGGGCTGTCGATTTTGTCGGGCAGCCATATGCCGTTGATTGAGGAATTGCTGGTTGAGATGCGGGATGCAGGACTTGGGGAAGTGCCCGTCGTTGTTGGCGGAATTATCCCCGAGGACGACGCGAAACGACTTCAGGCGATGGGAGTTGCGCGAGTCTATACCCCTAAGGACTTCGAGCTGAACCGGATCATGTTCGACATCGTGGCACTGGTGGACCCTGCAAAAGTCGCGGCAGAGTAAGGCGCTGACTTAGCTGTCTTCTTCCAGTTTTTCGACCAGCTCTTCATAGGTGTAACTGAGCGCGACATGCCCCATGTCGCCTTCGATGAAGTTTGGATCAAACGGCAAGCAGCCGAGACCACAGATTTGGCTTGTTACAATTTCGTCGATGTCGACGTACCATAGGCGACCGCCGGGAGTTGCGACCCAGCCGTCGATGCCTTCTGCCTCGTCCGCCTCCAAGTCTTCGCCGGAGGGAACTTCGTTTGAATATTCATGCGAGAAGCTGCCATGGGTATGGTAGGAGGCTATGATTACATCAATATTTGCAGGGTCTTCGGGTTCGCATGAGTCTTCGTCTCCGCGTGCTGGGCTTGACGCGACCAGGAGGCCTTGGGCGGTGTAACCGATGTATCCGCAATACTCGCGGTTGTTGGCAATCGAGATGGGTTGGAGGTTTGTGAAGACTTGTTGCACTAACTCACGCTCGCCCGTTTCCTGGGCACAGGCTGCAGCTGGCAGCATGATAGCAAAAAGCATGAGGCAGCGCATTTCGGGTGGTTTCCTCAATTGTGAACCTTGTCTTTCAAACAGGTGCAACGCCCAAATTCAATGGTGGCGGGCTTGTGTCCAGCAACCGGGCTTTTGCAGGGCGTGAAAGCGGTTTAGGGTCGATGGAATATCTAGCAATTGGAGTTTGCCATGACCGTCCACATTGGTGCCAAAGAAGGTGACATCGCTGAAACCGTTCTGCTGCCGGGGGATCCTTATCGGGCCAAATGGGCAGCGGAAACCTATCTTGAGAACCCACGTTTGATCAACGAAGTCAGGGGGATGCTGGGGTTTACGGGGACGTATAAGGGCAATCCGGTGACGATCCATGGATCGGGCATGGGGATGCCCTCGATCTCGATCTATGCCAACGAGTTGATCAAGGATTATGGTGCTAAGACGTTGATCCGTATCGGATCTTGCGGCGGGATGCAGGAAAAGGTGAAGGTGCGCGATGTGATTGTCGCGATGACGGCAACTTCGCTTTCGACACCTTCGCGGGGGATTTTCAAAGAAGTTAATTTTGCGCCCTGTGCGGATTGGAGTTTGCTGCGCGGAGCGGTGGCTGCGGCGGAAGGCCGGGACGTTGGGGTGCATGTTGGCGGGATATATTCGTCGGATGTTTTCTATGACGAACGACCCGATCTGAATGAACAGATGCAGCGGCATGGGATCTTAGGCGTCGAGATGGAAGCGGCCTTTTCTTAATCTATGTCAGATAGTTAATCTTAGTTGAGGCCCGCCACCCGAGATATAGGGTGGCGGGCCTCGGTCGTTCGCAAGGCGCAGTTAAGTCGTAGGTGCGGGAGGGGGCGTCTTGCGTCGGAACCACTGTCGCGGTTCACGCTGAGGTCCGTGCCAGTCTTCGTTGCGGGTCAGGATCATGGTGCCTGCAAGGGCGACGAAGGCGAGAGTTGAGCCCGCCAGAAGCGCGAAATCAGCGCTGCGTAAGATCAGGTAGAGCACGGCGTATACGGTGATCAGCATCGCGGCGAGCACCATGGCGCGACGACCCAATTTCAACGCTGTCGCCCCGAAAATGGTTAACAGACCGATCGTTGCGCCCGCTGCAAGCAAGTAGGCCGCTCCGAAGCCGATTTGCTCGGCGTAAGCCACCATTAACAATACAAAAACCGACTGTGCGAGGCCGACCATCAGATATTGCACGGGGTGCGCAGGTTTTTTTCCGGCGCGATCCAGAAGAAGAATGGTCAAGAATGTAAGAGCGATGAAAAGAATTCCATAACGCGCCGAACGGTAGGCTTTCTGGTAAAAGTCGTTTGGCGTGATGAACCGCACGCCCATGGAGGCTGATTTCCGGGCCGTCGGGTCGAAGTTTTCGCGTGCCACTTGTGGCAGCGACCGGGCAAGATGGGGAACGATCCATTCGGCCGTAAAGCCATTTTCCGTTATTTCCCGGGCGTCCGGCAGGAAGTTTCCAAAAAAACTGGGGTCGGGCCAGTCGCTGTTGATGCTGACTGTAGTTGTGCGTCCGGTGGCTGTTGCGGCCAGATGTTGCGCGCCGTTCATTGTGAGGGACAGAACGAAGGGGCCAGTTTCACGCGGATCGCCAAGCAATGTCGTGATTCCGGTTTGTTTTTTAGCGCTTTGCGAGATCGGCTCTAATGTCAGGGGGCGCCCTGCCGAGGTTAGCTGCGCCTCGCCTCGGAGTGCGCGATTTGAGGACAGGTAAATGTTGAGGCGCGTCTCGTCCCAGTGAATGACCTCTTCTGCTGTCGAGCTGGGTTCGATCAGATCGGTGTTGAAAGTGAAGTTCAACAGCGCGTCCGTCGTGTAGACCGGCACGTTGAAAATGCCGCGCGACCGGGTCTGGCTGCGGCTGGTGAGTTGGATATCGAGGTCCTCGGGGTAGAGGTAAACGGGCGGGCGCGCTTCAGTGATAGTTTCTTGATAATGCTCGAAAATCGGGTTGCCTTTGTCATCGCGCAGCGTGAGGCCAGTAAGAGCATCTACGGCTTCGCGGCGACGGTCGTAGGTGACATCTTCGGTGACAGGGACAATGATTTGCGGGCCACTCAGACGTTGGGCACCGCCCCACTCGTGACTGAGATCATTGATGGTTTGGCCCGAGTAATTTGCGCGGTCGTTAATGACGCTGGAAACCATATTGAGGGGGATGAACATCAATAGTGTGAGGATGCCGACGGCGATGAAGCGCAGGCCCGGAGATTGGAACATAGGAAAAACCTTTCAAATAGAGTGTCTTCGCCGAGAGGTAGCGGTTGGAATGCGCAGGCCTC contains these protein-coding regions:
- a CDS encoding cell envelope integrity protein CreD: MFQSPGLRFIAVGILTLLMFIPLNMVSSVINDRANYSGQTINDLSHEWGGAQRLSGPQIIVPVTEDVTYDRRREAVDALTGLTLRDDKGNPIFEHYQETITEARPPVYLYPEDLDIQLTSRSQTRSRGIFNVPVYTTDALLNFTFNTDLIEPSSTAEEVIHWDETRLNIYLSSNRALRGEAQLTSAGRPLTLEPISQSAKKQTGITTLLGDPRETGPFVLSLTMNGAQHLAATATGRTTTVSINSDWPDPSFFGNFLPDAREITENGFTAEWIVPHLARSLPQVARENFDPTARKSASMGVRFITPNDFYQKAYRSARYGILFIALTFLTILLLDRAGKKPAHPVQYLMVGLAQSVFVLLMVAYAEQIGFGAAYLLAAGATIGLLTIFGATALKLGRRAMVLAAMLITVYAVLYLILRSADFALLAGSTLAFVALAGTMILTRNEDWHGPQREPRQWFRRKTPPPAPTT
- the deoD gene encoding purine-nucleoside phosphorylase, translated to MTVHIGAKEGDIAETVLLPGDPYRAKWAAETYLENPRLINEVRGMLGFTGTYKGNPVTIHGSGMGMPSISIYANELIKDYGAKTLIRIGSCGGMQEKVKVRDVIVAMTATSLSTPSRGIFKEVNFAPCADWSLLRGAVAAAEGRDVGVHVGGIYSSDVFYDERPDLNEQMQRHGILGVEMEAAFS
- a CDS encoding DUF4329 domain-containing protein is translated as MRCLMLFAIMLPAAACAQETGERELVQQVFTNLQPISIANNREYCGYIGYTAQGLLVASSPARGDEDSCEPEDPANIDVIIASYHTHGSFSHEYSNEVPSGEDLEADEAEGIDGWVATPGGRLWYVDIDEIVTSQICGLGCLPFDPNFIEGDMGHVALSYTYEELVEKLEEDS